Proteins from a single region of Macrotis lagotis isolate mMagLag1 chromosome 2, bilby.v1.9.chrom.fasta, whole genome shotgun sequence:
- the LOC141514371 gene encoding zinc finger protein 445-like, producing MITVQSEEATSLGPQIPYKENELVIVNLKEKGYKREEKTSIQGSSPPKQNIFQNFRQFRYCEVSGPREALTRLQDLCWEWLRPEIHTKAQILELVVLEQFLTILPETAQTWVQKHCPESPQEVVTLLENLEREPDESDQVPTNASKQPISSKKIAAQGAMQESDVHPQPMETQYKSMFFPPQENATCISTLPQEKHHPVVLAVTLLTAEPQELLTFEDVTLSLTLEEWVQLDLHQKNLYRNVMLENYENIVSVGLSFSKPAVISQLERGKELWLLDIQETENREIWKKSSPGGKTRTDTYKSASKQEGSKEFHSERLRKLQKKGPQVHTFGEVFEHRGKLKNVQGRSTGEKLKGEKETLREVTIMDKNSLTEERCQYYKKYQKDFCLKVSTGDRTYKDDEHSNFSQNLNLSKHKEIRPGEYPHNWNECEKSFILSFVEDQLISTKEKTNQQSISVSHERNCEGPNEHNDCDTRLSSSLGLNDPQKIQAKEKPHVCDVCGKTFSWRSRLIQHQRIHTGVKPFECEECGKFFSEKAYLIQHQRIHTGEKPYICSDCGKAFSYRAQLFLHRRIHTGEKPYKCNECGKAFIQRSRLIQHQGIHTGEKPFGCNQCNKYFRYRSNLFKHQRIHTGTKPYECEECGKAFRQSSRLIQHQGVHTGEKPYECNQCNKCFSYRSNLFKHQRIHSGEKPYECDKCGKAFRQSFDLNRHRKIHTGEKPFECDACKKSFSRNSHLIRHLRIHTGEKHTDAVNGI from the exons ATGATAACTGTACAGTCAGAAGAAGCTACATCCCTCGGCCCCCAGATTCCCTATAAAGAGAATGAGCTTGTCATAGTGAACTTGAAGGAAAAGGGttataaaagggaagagaaaacgAGTATTCAAGGGAGCAGCCCTCCAAAGCAAAATATCTTCCAAAACTTTAGGCAGTTTCGTTACTGTGAAGTTTCTGGTCCAAGGGAGGCTCTGACTCGGCTACAGGATCTCTGTTGGGAATGGCTGAGACCAGAGATCCATACAAAGGCACAGATCCTGGAGCTAGTGGTATTGGAGCAATTCTTGACCATTCTCCCAGAAACAGCCCAAACCTGGGTTCAGAAGCATTGTCCAGAAAGCCCCCAAGAGGTGGTGACCCTGTTGGAGAATTTGGAAAGAGAGCCAGATGAATCAGATCAG GTCCCCACTAATGCATCAAAACAACCAATATCTTCAAAAAAGATAGCAGCCCAGGGAGCAATGCAGGAATCTGATGTTCATCCTCAACCAATGGAAACCCAGTATAAGAGTATGTTCTTCCCCCCACAGGAAAATG ccACTTGTATTTCTACCCTTCCTCAAGAGAAGCATCACCCTGTAGTCCTAGCAGTAACACTACTGACAGCTGAACCCCAG GAGTTGTTGACATTTGAAGATGTGACCCTGTCTTTGACTCTGGAGGAGTGGGTACAATTGGATCTTCATCAGAAAAACCTCTACAGGAATGTAATGCTGGAGAATTATGAGAATATTGTCTCAGTGG GTTTATCATTTTCCAAACCTGCTGTGATTTCCCAGTTGGAACGAGGGAAAGAGTTATGGCTTTTGGATATTCAGGAAACTGAGAATAGAGAGATCTGGAAAAAAAGCAGCCCAG GTGGTAAGACCAGGACTGACACCTACAAGTCAGCCTCTAAGCAGGAAGGTTCTAAAGAATTTCATTCAGAGAGACTGAGAAAACTACAGAAGAAAGGCCCCCAAGTACATACATTTGGAGAAGTCTTTGAACATCGAGGCAAGTTAAAAAATGTACAGGGAAGATCCACAGGAGAGAAactgaagggagagaaggagactCTCAGAGAAGTGACTATCATGGATAAAAATAGTCTCACAGAAGAGAGATGCCAGTATTATAAGAAATATCAAAAGGATTTCTGTCTAAAAGTTTCTACAGGAGACAGAACTTATAAAGATGATGAACATAGCAACTTCAGTCAAAACTTGAATCTTAGTAAACATAAGGAAATTCGCCCGGGGGAGTATCCTCACAACTGGAATGAGTGTGAGAAAagtttcattctttcatttgttgAGGACCAACTTATTTCCACTAAAGAAAAAACTAATCAGCAAAGCATTTCAGTCTCCCATGAAAGGAACTGTGAGGGGCCTAATGAACATAATGATTGTGATACAAGGCTTAGTTCCAGTTTAGGCCTTAATGATCCTCAGAAAATTCAAGCCAAGGAGAAACCTCATGTATGTGATGTCTGTGGAAAAACTTTTAGTTGGAGATCACGACTTATTCAGCATcaaagaattcacactggagtGAAACCCTTTGAATGTGAAGAGTGTGGAAAATTCTTCAGTGAGAAAGCATACCTTattcaacatcagagaatccacactggggagaaaccctaTATATGTAGTGATTGTGGGAAAGCCTTTAGTTATAGAGCTCAGCTTTTTCTACATcggagaatccacactggggagaaaccctataaatgtaatgaatgtggaaaagccttcatTCAGCGCTCAAGGCTTATTCAGCATCAGGGAAtacacactggagaaaaacccttTGGGTGCAAtcaatgcaataaatattttagatatcGTTCAAATCTTTTTAAACATCAAAGAATCCATACAGGAACAAAGCCCTACGAATGTgaagaatgtgggaaagcctttaggCAGAGCTCTCGGCTTATTCAACATCAGGGTGTCCACACAGGAGAAAAGCCCTATGAATGCAATCAGTGTAATAAATGTTTTAGTTATCGTTCAAATCTTTTTAAACATCAAAGAATTCACAGtggagagaaaccatatgaatgtGATAAATGTGGTAAAGCTTTTCGACAGTCGTTTGACCTTAACAGGCACAGGaaaatccacactggggagaaaccctTTGAATGTGATGCATGTAAGAAAAGCTTTAGTAGGAATTCACACCTTATTCGACATCTCagaatccatactggagaaaaacACACTGATGCAGTCAATGgcatataa